Below is a window of Culturomica massiliensis DNA.
AACGGAGAAATAGTACGGACTACTTATTTACTCGGTGGTACTTATAAGTCGGAAAATGGCAAACTTAAATTATATCCTTTGCCTCCACGACAGAAAGAACAGTACCAAGGCGAAGTTCTTACTATTGCAGACAAGATGCCTCAATTTCCCGGCGGAATAAGTGCGATGCAAAAATTTATCTCAGATAATATGCAATATCCTGCCGAATCAATAAAATATAAAGAAGAAGGGAATGTAATGGTACAATTTATTGTATCCCCAACGGGAGAAATTTCTGATATATTCGGTGTAGTACGTTGCCGATTTAATAAATGTTCTTCTGCGTCTTTAGTCTTGGCAAAAGAAGCGGAACGAATAGTAGGATTAATGCCTAATTGGATTCCGGGCGAAAATAAAGGAAAAAAAGTTGCAACAAGATATGTTTTGCCAATTAGCTTTAAACTTCCATAGCACCCGGGGACGGGGCTAAAGTGCTATCAGGCAGATACAACAGAAAAGAAAATAATTGTTTAATAAGAAAATAAAAAGTATATGACAGAATTGAAACCGGAAATTATTTCCATGTTAAAACGACAAAGACGGTTGGGAATCTTGTGTATAGGGGCAATGGTAGTTACTGCAGCTGCAGGCGTATTATTTACCATAGAATATTCTAAGTATGGCGAAATAAGTTCAATCATTACTTTTGCGGTGGTATTTATCTTGGGACTTTTTGCTGCCAATTATTCCGCGGGCAGTGCCATCGTTGAAAAATTTTCTACAAGCGGAAGCGTTTTTGTGCTTTTGGCAGGTCTTCTGTTATGCGGAGGAATTGCATATTATGCTTATTCGCGATTTTATGCAGTAAGGGATTACGATGCAGCAACTGCTTTCAGCCTTATGGGAGCATTTTTCTGTTTTTATCCGATGCTGTCCGGCTTTACACTCTACAAATATAAAACAGGAGTGTACCGCAAAATAATAGAAATGAACGAAAAGCTAAAGAAAACTCAGGGACGAGGGTAAAGTGCTACAATTACAATAATGATCTCATAAACGCCTGATTATATTGAAACCGACCCCAGTTATCCTGGCAAGTTGCCTGTTTTTCACTCCGGGACTTTGTTTCATTGTCTTCAAAATCCGTTTTTGTTCTTCAGAAGAAAATTCTTCTAAACTCTTACCGCCCAATTGTTGCTTTAACAATTCAATCACTTCACTATCAGTCAGTCGATTATCCTGATCAACATCTATAAATTCCTCGAAATCCTCTCCTTGCAAATAAGTCTGAAAATCTTTCTTCGTTTCAAAAAAGCAAGGTAGAAAATCCACAACAACAAAAGAACCATCTCCACCAAAACACAAATGGTAACTACTCCACCCGTAAATTTCAATCTTCTCACATATACCTGCTTTTACAGGATTCCTCAGAATATACCGGAAACATCTCAGCAAATATCCTTCATCTTCTATTACTTCACTTTTAAAACGATCCTGAAAAAGATAACCTCTACGATTATATTTATGATTAAACCACATTGCATAAATCGAAGCTATATGATGGATATGAAAACTAAGACGGTCACTTTTTACCAAGAGATGGATATGATTGTCCATCAGGCAATAACAATAGATTTTAAAAGATTCACAGACCTGTAACCGCAAAAGATTTAAAAACATCTGACGGTCATCATCATCCCGGAAAATCACCATTCGGTCTATACCACGTTGAATAACATGATATATATCCGTAATCGACCGTTGACGCGCCTGCCTGGACATGTTCAAATGTATTAGACATATACCAAATTTATGAAAAAAAATGTAAAACACAAAATCATAGCACTTTACCCCCGTCCCCGGGTGCTATCACTCTCAACCAAACAACGCCCGGCAAATGTCAGAAATTTTAGAGACAAATTTCACTTCCAGATGTTGTGGAACTTTTGTTGAGCCTTTTTTATTTCCCAAGGGTACAAAAATCTGGCGGAATCCCAGCTTTTCCGCTTCCGAAATACGTTGTTCGATACGACTGACCGCCCGGATCTCACCCGATAATCCGACTTCTCCGGCAAAAACCGTATCATGAGGCAAAGCTCCATCGATGTTCGAAGACAATACAGCCATAACCACAGCCAGATCAAGAGCCGGATCGCTTACCCGAATACCTCCTGCAATATTCAAAAAAACATCCTTCGCAGCCAGACGGAAACCGACCCTTTTTTCCAATACAGCCAATAACATATTCAACCGCCTTGAATCGAATCCCGTAGCGGAACGCTGCGGGACACCATAAGCAGCAGTGGAAACCAATGCCTGTACTTCCAACAGAATCGGCCTTACCCCTTCTACTGTAGCAGAAACGGCTATTCCACTCAAATCCTGACCATGATTGGATAATAACAATTCCGAAGGATTGGATACTTGCCGTAAACCGGATTGTAACATTTCGTAAATACCGATTTCCGAAGTCGAACCGAAACGGTTTTTCATCGAACGCAATATACGATACATATATTGCTGATCGCCTTCGAAATGCAATACCGTATCGACCATATGCTCCAATATTTTCGGCCCGGCCAGTTGGCCATCTTTTGTAATATGACCGATTAAAATCGTAGAAATCGTATTTTCTTTGGAATAACGCAACAAAGTGTTCGTACATTCCCGGATCTGCGAAAGACTTCCCGGAATAGAATCTACAGTCTCTGTCGCCAGGGTCTGTATGGAATCGATAATCAATAAATCCGGCTGTATCGTACGGGAATGTTCGAGGACCATCTCCAGGGAATTACCGGACAAAAACAGGCAATCGTCATTTTCCGCACCCAAGCGTTGCGCCCTCATTTTGATCTGGGCAATACTCTCCTCCCCGGATACATATAACACTTTACCGCATTTATTGTGAAGTGCAAACTGCAATACCAAAGTCGATTTCCCGATGCCTGGCTCTCCTCCCAGCAATATCATGGAACCCGGCACCAAACCACCACCCAACACCCGGTTTAATTCGCTGTCACCGGTATCGATACGAGTATCGGCATTTACTTTTATTTCCGACAACCGGAGGGCTTTGGACATCGGCTGTCCCATCACAGCATTTGCTTTGCCTTTCGCAACTTTTATCTCGACTTCTTCCTCGAAGCTATTCCATTCGCCACACATCGGACAGCGCCCGACCCATTTTGATTCTTTCGCACCGCAATTCTGGCAAACATATACTGTTTTCGATTTCATAATGCTTTGTCTTTTCCTACTAATAGAACTCCTCGTTATCTTCCTGATAATCTGACTCTACCTCCGTTGCCTGATCTTCTGCGTCATCCTGACAATCCAAATTTTTACTTACTCCTGCGGGTTTCTCGAAAGGCAGGGTATCAAATTTCAATTTCGGATCCTTGATTACTTTTCCCAAAAATTTAGCCCATATGGGCAAAGCCATACTAGCTCCCTGCCCATTCGTTATATTCTGAAAATGAATAGACCGGTCTTCTGCTCCAACCCATACTCCCCCGACCAAACCAGGAGTTACTGCCATAAACCAACCATCCGAATGTTGCTGTGTCGTTCCCGTTTTTCCTCCCATCGGATTCGTAAAACCATATCTGTAACGCAACCGGATTCCGGTTCCGCTATTTACAACCCCTTCCAGCAGATTACACATCAGATAGGCCGTTTGGGCCGTAATTACTTCCCGGGATTCCGGTCTGAATTCGGCCAATACATTGCCGTATTTATCTTCAATCCGGGACACCATCATCGGGGTGTTATACACCCCTTTATTTGCAAAAATAGAATAAGCTGCCGTCATTTCCTTTACTGAAATTTCAGCCGTACCTAAAAATACAGAAGGCACCGGATCAATAAAGCTGTGGATTCCCATCTTATGGGCCATTTGAGCAACCGCTAAAGGTGTAAACTGTTTCAATACCCAACCGGAAATATTATTCTCCGAATTCGCCAATCCCCAACGAAGAGTAACCATCTCTCCGGGCCGCTTACCTCCTCCCCTGGCTGTCCAAGGTGTTCCGTCAGGCAAAATAAACGTCTGCGGAATATTGGGAACTTTATCGCAAGGCCCCAATCCTTCCTGCATAGCCAGAGTATAAAGAATCGGTTTAATGGTAGAACCTACCTGGCGTTTACCGACACTGACCATATCGTACATAAAATAACGATAGTCGGGACCTCCGACATAGGCCCGGATATTCCCCGTTTGAGGTTCCATAACCATAAATCCTGCCCTGAAAAACGATTTGTAATGTTTAATCGAATCCAAAGGAGACATGACCGTATCCCGTATTCCTTTCCAGGTAAAAATCTGCATTTCAACCGGTTTATTGAAAATTTTACGTACTTCTTCAAAAGCAACTCCGGCATTTTTCAATATCCGGTAACGTTCCGTACGTTTAATCGAACGGTCAAGGATATCCCGCACTTCTTCCGCTGTCAAATCATTGGAAAAAGGAGGATTTTGTTTTTCGATTTTCTCCCGGCTGAATAAAGGTTGCAGATCATTTCCCAAATGTTCTACAACGGCTTCCTCTGCATAGCGCTGCATCCGGGAATTCAATGTCGTATAAATTTTTAATCCGTCAGAATAGATATCATATTGTGTACCATCTAATTTTAAGTTTTTTTTACACCATCCATACAACGGATTGCGCTCCCAAGCCAAAGAATCCTGGTAATATTGCTCCGGATTCCAACGGTAATTACTTTTTTCCGGCTTACCTGCTGTCATATAAATCCGAAGATATTCACGGAAATAAGTCGCATATCCCTCTTTGTGATCTTCTTTTTTAAAGCACAGACCTAAAGGAAGCATTTTCAAGGAATCGTATTGTGCTTTTGTAATTTTTCCATATTTCTGCATCTGTCCCAAAACCACATTTCTACGTCCCAAGGTTTTTTCAGGACGACGTACAGGGTTAAATAATGCCGGATTTTTCGCCATACCCACCAACATTGCCGCTTCTTCTATCCTCAAAGAATCCAAAGGTTTCTGAAAATATACCTCTGCCGCAGAATTTACACCTACCGCTAAATTCAGAAAATCAAATTTATTGAGATACATCGTCATGATTTCCTCCTTTGTATAACTCCTTTCCAAACGTACAGCAATTACCCATTCCCGGAATTTCCGAACAGCCAGTTCCATAAAATTCTGGTCCGGATCACGCGGAAAAAGCATTTTAGCCAACTGCTGCGTAATCGTACTTCCTCCACCGGAAGAAGAACTTCCCGTCAGCAATCCTTTAGCTACACGGAAAAGCCCGATGACATCGATTCCACTGTGGTCGTAAAAACGAACATCCTCCGTAGCAACCAAAGCATCTTTTACCGATTCCGGTATATCCTTATATTCCGTATAACGCCTGTTTTCACTCCCCTGAAAATAACGGCTGATCATCGGACCATCCTCAAAATAAACTTCGGAAGCGAATTTATTATTAGGATTCTCCAATTCTTCAAAAGTGGGCATAAAACCAAGTTTACCTTCGGCTATCAACCAGAAAAACAGAACTGCCAACAGTAATCCGGTTAAAAACACACACCAAAAAATGACGAATAATTTCTTATACTTTTTAAACATCCCTATTCGTATTGATTTCCAAACCACAAAGATAATCAATTTAAAAGCCGGAAAAATCGAAAAGGATTAAAAAGTAAAAAGAGATATGATAAAGGGCAAAAAAGAAAAGAAAATAAGGCTACCGAAAAAGTAAAAACATCCCCTATAGAATCGGATATTTAATTTCACTCTCCGATAGGGAACTAATACATCGAGGGTACCAAATACCTTTTAGACAACCCCCTACTCTGTCATAAGTTTTATCCGAATTTTATAACAGCGTAAAGTATTATCTAAAAAAGTCCGATTTTCATTTTTTACGTCCGTCTTTACGGACATTTTTTATTTTAATAAATCGATCACATCGACCGACCGTTCTCATAATAATTCCGCGGATCCAGATAAAGAAAATACACATCCGAATCGGTATATCCGATTTCCTGCAAACAGGAAGACACGATTTGAGCCACTTTATCCTGTAAATCCCGGCTTCTTTGAAAATACGAGATTTCGACAAAAGGCCAATCTCCACAATTTATTGCTCCATCACAAACTATTTCAGAATGTATTACTTCCAATACAATATGTTCCCGGGGACATTGTAAAGTTTCCTGAATCAAATCGGTCATTTTCCGACTTATTTCCGACAATTTTCCTGCATCAGTGGAATGAAATCTCAAAAAAGGCATAGTACAATAATTAAAATTTTTAAAGTTTTACGACTAAACAGCCCTAAAGTTATACCAACGATTCCAAATTCCAAATTTTAAACCCATTCAATAATAAATTGATTTATCCGTCTATTTAAATTTTATCGCTTTATGGCAATACCACTGTTTCGCGTATCCAAAAAACGGCAGGAATATACGGGTAATTTCTTTTCCATGCCTAACTTACGGTAAAGTTCACCACAGAAACTCACCCATCCTCGTCCCAAATTATTTTCATAGGTCATGTTTCCCTCATGTGTATATCCGAGACAGTGGGCGAATTCATGAAACAGTGTGTGTGTGATACATCCTGCATCTGCATAATGCTCCAAATAACACCACTCCGCCAATCCGAAAATAGTTCCTCCACCCAATCCGTTTACGCCAGAAACACGTCCGTATACCAATGCCGGCAAGTTAAAAATACGATTGTATAATTCTTTTATGTCTATTTCCGTCCCTTGGTTATCTTTAAAGAATTTACCCTGACAGGTCTTCAGCATTTGCCTAAATTCATTCGTAGAAAAAAGATAAGCCATATTAAGAGCCACGGCTACAGCTTCCCGCGCATGTGCAGGTTGCAAAGGTCTCCAATGCTCACCGGTATAATCTCCAAAAGAAATTTTCCACCGGCAATCTGTCGCTGTCAATTGCCGGTAATAGGCATCTGAACTTTCAATTTCCAACTTAAATGTCTCTTTATCAAAATCTTTTTTTTCAAGCGGGATTTCCCTACCCGAACGTGTATGATATTTACACCGGCTTTTTAGAAAAGACAAAGGAATCCGATATTCGGCAAAAGCCGGAATATAAGAAAATTCCGCCAATTTAAACTGCTCTCCGGAGGAGGATAGCCTTGCCCATAATATCACATTCCGGACACTACGGGGAGAATAAAAACGCAGCAAAAGCTCCCGTTTTTTTACCAACCGGATTTGTAAAGGCTCATTGACGTAAAAACTACGTTCCTCCGGATCGAATAAAGTTTTTAAAGACTCGTCATCCTGTAATATCCTATGACAAACCCGTTCAGACTCATCCTGTCCGGTTATCAAAACCAAGCCATCCGGCAATTCTCCCTTACAAATCCCACACCATATACACCACACACACACGCACAATATTCCCACACGTCTATCATATCGCATACACACTCAACTATTCGTTCACATCATTAACACGTGATAAAAATAGAAGAAAAATAAATTAAAAAAAGAAGAAAAGAAGAGTTTAACAAGGTTAAAAAATATGGGAGCAATCTGCCCCCATATTCTCTGTTCACAATTCAATATTGATTGACGATTGTTCTTTTTTACGTCAATCTACAAAATACTCATCCTATCTGTACTCATCCCAGCTTTTAATTGCTATATCCTTACGATCTACTTTACAAATCGCATAAATAAAAGCACTTGCTAAACGGGCATTCGTCAGTAACGGAATATTGTAATCGACAGCAGCCCGGCGAATCTTATATCCGTTGTCCAATTCCCGTTTGGTCAGGTTTTTCGGAATATTGATTACCATATCGATTTTCTTATTTTTCAGGTAATCCATAATATTGGGTTCTTTTGCTTCATCCGGCCAATACAATATTGTAACGTC
It encodes the following:
- a CDS encoding energy transducer TonB produces the protein MKKSIILFSFLFIVTALNATETNKNLKQKEEELAKDVHIVREGGTLPEYLAGDVWQYINDNVRFPAETTLNRSDNSVIVHFIVEKDGSLNNFSLYAGSYPALDAEVLRVAKTMTKWSPGKRANGEIVRTTYLLGGTYKSENGKLKLYPLPPRQKEQYQGEVLTIADKMPQFPGGISAMQKFISDNMQYPAESIKYKEEGNVMVQFIVSPTGEISDIFGVVRCRFNKCSSASLVLAKEAERIVGLMPNWIPGENKGKKVATRYVLPISFKLP
- a CDS encoding transposase encodes the protein MSRQARQRSITDIYHVIQRGIDRMVIFRDDDDRQMFLNLLRLQVCESFKIYCYCLMDNHIHLLVKSDRLSFHIHHIASIYAMWFNHKYNRRGYLFQDRFKSEVIEDEGYLLRCFRYILRNPVKAGICEKIEIYGWSSYHLCFGGDGSFVVVDFLPCFFETKKDFQTYLQGEDFEEFIDVDQDNRLTDSEVIELLKQQLGGKSLEEFSSEEQKRILKTMKQSPGVKNRQLARITGVGFNIIRRL
- the radA gene encoding DNA repair protein RadA — encoded protein: MMKSKTVYVCQNCGAKESKWVGRCPMCGEWNSFEEEVEIKVAKGKANAVMGQPMSKALRLSEIKVNADTRIDTGDSELNRVLGGGLVPGSMILLGGEPGIGKSTLVLQFALHNKCGKVLYVSGEESIAQIKMRAQRLGAENDDCLFLSGNSLEMVLEHSRTIQPDLLIIDSIQTLATETVDSIPGSLSQIRECTNTLLRYSKENTISTILIGHITKDGQLAGPKILEHMVDTVLHFEGDQQYMYRILRSMKNRFGSTSEIGIYEMLQSGLRQVSNPSELLLSNHGQDLSGIAVSATVEGVRPILLEVQALVSTAAYGVPQRSATGFDSRRLNMLLAVLEKRVGFRLAAKDVFLNIAGGIRVSDPALDLAVVMAVLSSNIDGALPHDTVFAGEVGLSGEIRAVSRIEQRISEAEKLGFRQIFVPLGNKKGSTKVPQHLEVKFVSKISDICRALFG
- a CDS encoding transglycosylase domain-containing protein; amino-acid sequence: MFKKYKKLFVIFWCVFLTGLLLAVLFFWLIAEGKLGFMPTFEELENPNNKFASEVYFEDGPMISRYFQGSENRRYTEYKDIPESVKDALVATEDVRFYDHSGIDVIGLFRVAKGLLTGSSSSGGGSTITQQLAKMLFPRDPDQNFMELAVRKFREWVIAVRLERSYTKEEIMTMYLNKFDFLNLAVGVNSAAEVYFQKPLDSLRIEEAAMLVGMAKNPALFNPVRRPEKTLGRRNVVLGQMQKYGKITKAQYDSLKMLPLGLCFKKEDHKEGYATYFREYLRIYMTAGKPEKSNYRWNPEQYYQDSLAWERNPLYGWCKKNLKLDGTQYDIYSDGLKIYTTLNSRMQRYAEEAVVEHLGNDLQPLFSREKIEKQNPPFSNDLTAEEVRDILDRSIKRTERYRILKNAGVAFEEVRKIFNKPVEMQIFTWKGIRDTVMSPLDSIKHYKSFFRAGFMVMEPQTGNIRAYVGGPDYRYFMYDMVSVGKRQVGSTIKPILYTLAMQEGLGPCDKVPNIPQTFILPDGTPWTARGGGKRPGEMVTLRWGLANSENNISGWVLKQFTPLAVAQMAHKMGIHSFIDPVPSVFLGTAEISVKEMTAAYSIFANKGVYNTPMMVSRIEDKYGNVLAEFRPESREVITAQTAYLMCNLLEGVVNSGTGIRLRYRYGFTNPMGGKTGTTQQHSDGWFMAVTPGLVGGVWVGAEDRSIHFQNITNGQGASMALPIWAKFLGKVIKDPKLKFDTLPFEKPAGVSKNLDCQDDAEDQATEVESDYQEDNEEFY
- a CDS encoding DUF1904 family protein; this translates as MPFLRFHSTDAGKLSEISRKMTDLIQETLQCPREHIVLEVIHSEIVCDGAINCGDWPFVEISYFQRSRDLQDKVAQIVSSCLQEIGYTDSDVYFLYLDPRNYYENGRSM